From Acidianus brierleyi:
AATCTCCCAAATGAAAACTATACAATTTTTTGAATCAACGCTGTAAAGTATTCTTATATCTCCAGTTACTTCTATGGAGAACATTGGATTGCCATGCTTATCCTTTCCTAACTTTTCCCTGGAATATTTGAAGGGATTATCTAGCAATAATAAAACCTTATCTAAGATAAGCATAACTAACTTATCACTTGCAAAACTATCTAGAAGGTAATCAGCTAACTCATCAAGATTATTTATCCTCTTACTGAACATTATCCTTAATTTCCATTCCTTACAAATCACGATAAAAGATATAGAAAACATATTTAAAAATCTTTTCCTTTTCGTATATTATCTCATTAGGAATAATAGTTGTAATAATGATAATAGTGATAATCATAGTAGTGAATGAAATGCATTGCGGCAAATAGCATTATAACTCCTAATAATATCGCTAAACCGTTGACAAAGGTATTATTATAAGAGAAGTGAGCAAAAGCTATCCTCCTCCACTTTCCGTTAACCTTGTGGTAAATGCCCCTCTCAGTGAAGACATCAAGGATCATGTGAGAAGGACCAACTAACAACCCGTCAAGAATAACGGAAAAGACAAAAAGAAAAGACGGAAAAACGAAATAAAGGAAAACGCCTATAGGCAAAGAAAGCAAAAGACCCCACAAGATAGACCTATAAACAGTGTGAGTCCTAGGAGTCCTAGAAATGTATTTTCCCTTAATCTCGTGACCAAAATAATCAATAAAAGAATTACCGATAAAAGAAATCAAACCAGCTAGAAAGACAGCGTAAAGAAAAGGAATAAAGAAAACAGTAATGAGAGAAAGAAGTCCAGAAGAAAAGATATAATGAGCCCTAAGCCTCATTTTTCCCACCTAAATTCATGAATCCTGCATAACTCATTACTAAAATCTTGGAACTTCAATTTAAATGAATTGTGGCGGGCAAGTTTTATAACCTTTTCAATATATATGGATTCTTGTGACCTACTGGCTAATACCAATTCAAGAGGATATGTGGGATGTTATATTAACGCAAGGGGTATATGGATACAAATCTAACCTAAAAGATTACATTAAAGTTGGAGATAAACTCATTATTTATGTTAGTAAGTATTACGCTAAAATATACGGAGGAAAAATAGTAGGAGTAGTAAGGGTTACTAGCGACTGGTACGTTGATGAAACTCCAGTATTTCCAGAAGAAACTGTAAGGAATAAGGGGTTCTATATTTATAGAGTAAAGGTAGAGCCTGAAATTACAGGAGTATGCGATATAAAAGCGATCCTTGATAAGATACACTTTATTGAAGATACTGCACAAATGGCTAAATATCTAAGAAATGCTCCAGCTAATTTAAAGAGACCAATACCAGATGATGACGGACACACGATAGAAAAATGCCTTAAGGGAGAATTATAACTTTAGAAGAATTTATAAGCAATCTTTTATTTTTTCTAATATTTCTTCTGGATCAAAGCCTATTATTTCTATTTTTGGTATTTTTAGATCTCTCAGATATTTTTCCAACATTTCGAGATCCTTCTCATCTGCAAAAAAATCTCCAGTTATTTCAACTTTTTCTATTTTTCCATCAAAATATACTCTCAATATAACAGTCTTTCCTTGTTTAGATCTAAAAACTTTTTCACATAACATTAAATTCACCTTAAATACGTCCATTTATCATTAGAATATTTGTACTTTAACTGTTCAGTGAATTCCTTCTCTATATCAGTAAGTTCTCCATCTTCTAAATTAAATATTTCTCTAAATCCTTGGATTAAACTTTCTATAGCTTCTCTGCGAGTAACTTCTCTTCCTAGCATTAGAGAAATATTACTTACTCTACCTTGAGGATTCCCTCTTTCCTTTATTTTTGGTTCTGGAGATTTTATTACAGTCATAAATCCAAGATAAGTAGAAAACATGAAAGTCCCATGTACTAATATAGCATTTTTCTTTTTAGCTCCAGCCATTCCTACTATCTTTTTACCTTGGACTATAATATCATTTATAGGAGAAAATTCTCCTTTTAATCCCAAAAGATTAAGAGATTTTATCAAAGCTATTGAAATTTTCTTGTAAGTTTCCATCATATCTACAGCTTTTAAGGATACACTCCATGTGACTTCTCCGTTTTCGTCATGCAAAGCAGGACCTCCGCCGGTGAACCTCCTTATTAACGGAATTCCTAATTTTTTTCTTTCTTCTTCATTAACCCAGTCATTTACTGCCAAAAATCTGCCTATACTTAATGTAGTAGGCGAAAAATGCCATAGTCTTAATGTTTCTTCCGACATATTATTTGATAATAGGATAAGCATAGTTTCATCCAATGCCATTTGCCTCTCCCCAGAATTTCCGCCTTCAATTATTAGTCTCATACTTAAAATCCTCCAAATATTTTTCAGGAAG
This genomic window contains:
- a CDS encoding type II toxin-antitoxin system RelE family toxin; this translates as MFSISFIVICKEWKLRIMFSKRINNLDELADYLLDSFASDKLVMLILDKVLLLLDNPFKYSREKLGKDKHGNPMFSIEVTGDIRILYSVDSKNCIVFIWEIGSHKKVYGR
- a CDS encoding DUF1286 domain-containing protein — translated: MRLRAHYIFSSGLLSLITVFFIPFLYAVFLAGLISFIGNSFIDYFGHEIKGKYISRTPRTHTVYRSILWGLLLSLPIGVFLYFVFPSFLFVFSVILDGLLVGPSHMILDVFTERGIYHKVNGKWRRIAFAHFSYNNTFVNGLAILLGVIMLFAAMHFIHYYDYHYYHYYNYYS
- a CDS encoding EVE domain-containing protein; this encodes MTYWLIPIQEDMWDVILTQGVYGYKSNLKDYIKVGDKLIIYVSKYYAKIYGGKIVGVVRVTSDWYVDETPVFPEETVRNKGFYIYRVKVEPEITGVCDIKAILDKIHFIEDTAQMAKYLRNAPANLKRPIPDDDGHTIEKCLKGEL
- a CDS encoding lipoate protein ligase C-terminal domain-containing protein, which codes for MLCEKVFRSKQGKTVILRVYFDGKIEKVEITGDFFADEKDLEMLEKYLRDLKIPKIEIIGFDPEEILEKIKDCL
- a CDS encoding lipoate--protein ligase family protein; amino-acid sequence: MRLIIEGGNSGERQMALDETMLILLSNNMSEETLRLWHFSPTTLSIGRFLAVNDWVNEEERKKLGIPLIRRFTGGGPALHDENGEVTWSVSLKAVDMMETYKKISIALIKSLNLLGLKGEFSPINDIIVQGKKIVGMAGAKKKNAILVHGTFMFSTYLGFMTVIKSPEPKIKERGNPQGRVSNISLMLGREVTRREAIESLIQGFREIFNLEDGELTDIEKEFTEQLKYKYSNDKWTYLR